A region of the Amycolatopsis sp. cg13 genome:
GCAAGGACAACGCGAGCGAGCAGTAACGGCGCTCGGAACAGTCGCACGGCGCGTGCCCGGTCGAGGATTTCTCGGTCGGGCACGCGCCGTTTTCCGTGCCGGGAGCCGTCGGGCTGGGGGTTGCCGAGGCGGGCGGGCGGCGGTGCTGGCGGGGGCCTCGTGAGTGCTGATGCCGGTTAGAACCGGCACAAACATTCACGAGACCCGACGCGCCGCTCATACTGGCCTCGCTGCTCGCTGCGCCGCCCCTAACCCGGCTCACCACCCCTCTCGTCGCCCGTTAGTGGCACCCGCGGTGTGAAGCACGGCACGGGAGCGTTCTGCCCGCCGCCGCTGGAGGCCAGACTGGGCGTGCCGACTCGCCGTGGCCTAAGCGTCGGTGCCGAGACGAACGAGGGATACCGAACCAGTGAGCCAGACTCCCGTCCTCATCACCACGACCGGTCCGGACAAGCCCGGGGTCTCGTCCGTGCTGTTCGCCGTGCTCACGCGGCACGACGTGGACGTGCTCGACATCGAGCAGGTGGTCATCCGCGGGCAGCTCGTCCTCGGCGTGCTCGCCGGCGTCTACCGCGACCCGGAGGGGGTCCAGGAGTCCGTCGAGCAGGCGATGGCGACCGTCGGCATGGAGGTCGAGGTCCGGATCGGCGACGCGATCGGCGCGGATCCGTTCGCGCTCGGGCGGCGCGATTCGTCGCACGTGCTCGTCCTGCTCGGGCGTCCGGTGACCGCGCGGGCGTTCTCCGAGATCGCGCGGCGGCTGGCGGGCATCGGGACGAACATCGACTCGATTCGCAGCGTTGCCGATTATCCGGTGACTGGGCTTGAGCTGTACGTCTCGGTGCGCGAAGACAGCGAAGAGGCCGACGCCGAGCTTCGGTCCATGCTGGCCGACGCGGCGTCCGAGGCCAACGTCGACGTCGCCGTCGAGCGCGCGGGCATCACGCGCCGGGCGAAGCGGCTGGTGGTGTTCGACGTCGATTCCACGCTCGTGCAGGGCGAGGTCATCGAGATGCTCGGCGCGTACGCCGGGGTCGAGGAGCAGGTCCGCGAGATCACCGAGGCCGCGATGCGCGGCGAGCTGAACTTCGCGGAGTCGCTGGAACGGCGCGTTTCGCTGCTGGCCGGGCTGCCCGCCACCGTGATGGACGAGGTCGCGGCGAAGCTCGAGCTGACCCCGGGGGCTCGCACGACCGTCCGCACGCTGAAGCGCATGGGCTTCCGCTGCGGCGTCGTGTCCGGCGGGTTTACCCAGGTCATCGACCATCTCGTGGACGACCTCGGTCTCGACTTCGCGGCGGCCAACGAGCTGGAAGTCGTCGACGGCAAGCTCACTGGTCGCGTGGTCGGCGACATCGTGGACCGCGCGGGCAAGGCGACCGCGCTGCGCCGGTTCGCGGGGGAGTACGGGATTCCACTCGGCGCCTGTGTCGCGGTCGGCGACGGGGCCAACGACATCGACATGCTGGCCGCGGCTGGCATGGGCGTCGCGTTCAATGCCAAGCCCGCGCTGCGCGAGGTCGCCGACACCGCGCTCTCGCACCCGTACCTCGACGCGGTGCTGTTCGTCCTCGGCGTCACGCGCGCCGAGGTCGAGGCGGCGGACGCGGCCGACGGTCTCGAATTGGCCCGCCCGTGAACCCTCTGCTCGAACCGCTGCGCAGCCGCTACGCCTCGTGGCTCGGCCTTCCCGCGGACGAAACCTCGGACACCTCCGACGAAAACCCGGACGAGGTCCGCGCGATGCCGATCATTCTGCGGATCGAACGCGCCGAGCCGCCCGGCCGGACAGCGCTGCTCGAAGCGGCGGCCGCGGCGGCGCTGGCGGTGTGCCTGGACGAACGCGTCGAGCCTGGCGGCGAATGGGCCGAGCCAGTGCAGGCGTGGCTCGACAACCGGATTCGCAAGGTCGCGCGCCGGGCTCGCGGCGCGCACTGGCAGGCGGTGCTGGACCTGCCGGGCATCACCATCGAGGTCGACGGCGCGGAGGCGCGGGCGCTCGTGCCTGGGCTCGTGAAGGAGGCCCCGAAAGAGGTCTCGCGGCTGCAGATCTCCGGCAGCGAACTGCCCGCCGACACCCCCGGCCCGGCCCCGGCTGATGTCCCGCTGCTGATGCTGAACCCGGATGTCCCGATGACCGTCGGCAAGGCGTCCGCGCAGGTCGGGCACGCCACGATGATCCTCGCGTCGCTGCTGCCGGACGACGAACTGGCGGCGTGGGCGGCGAAGGACTACCGGGTCGCGGTCCGGACGCCCAGCCCGGCGCGATGGAAAGAGCTGTGCCCGGTCGACGATCCGGAAGCAGGCTGGCGGGACAACCGCGTGGTCGCCGTCCGCGATGCGGGATTCACCGAGGTCGATCCCGGCACGATCACCGTGCTGGCGCAGCAGCCCGGAACATCGGCGTGACCGGCGCGGTTGCGCCAATGCAGTGATCCGACGGGTGGAAAGGCGTCTCCGATGACTTTGGAAGTACAGCGCGAAGGCACGCACAGCTTCGTCGGCCGCAACGAACGCGGCGCGGAGGTGCGGTTGGGCCGGGCTGGTGCGGAGGGCGCGTTCTCCCCGGCGGAACTGCTGCAGATCGCGGCGGCGGGCTGCTCCGCGGTGACGGCGGAGCAGCTGATCACGCGGCGGGTGGGCGAGGACTCGAAGTTCCGCGTCGCGGTGACGGCTGACCGGCGTGAAGGGGCCTCGGAACTGGACGCGGTGCATGTCGCGTTCGACGTCGACGTGTCGGGCCTCGACGAAGCTCAGCGGGAAGCGCTGGCGGGCGCGGTAGATCGGGCGATCGAGCGGCTGTGCACGGTGAGCCGGACGCTGAAGAAGGCCATCCCGGTGACGGAGACTTTTCCGGCCGCCTGAGCCGCGGCGGGTTGGTGAGTCGCGGAGGCGCACCGGTTGCTGGGCTGATGCGGCGGGTGGTTCGCGCGGTGGTGTCGTGAGTCGTAGCGGCGGGCGGGTTGCGGAGCTGGTGTGGCGGGCGGTTCGTGCGGTGGGGCGCAGCGGCGGACGGCTGTTGCAGCGAGGTCGTCGAGCTGGGCGGCGGCCGGTTCGCGCAGAGCGCTCGCCGTGGCGGCGGCAGCGGTAATCCGGCTCATCGAGCTGCTGCGGCCAAGACCTGGCGAAGCCGCGGCGCGCCCACCCTTGCCCAGCAAGCGTTCCCGGCCGAGCCGAGGTCAGCGAAAGCCGCAGCAGCGAAAAGCCTCGGCAACGAAAGCCGCAGCAGCCCGGAGCGGGCTTCAGCGAGCCCGAATCAGCTTTGCCACACCACGTACGCCTGGTCGGCGTCCGTGGTCATCGCTTCGATGAACTTCTCGTTGTCGAAGCCGGGCAAGGTCTGCAGGCGTTCGATGAGGGCGTCCGCGGCCGGGTCGCCGCTCGGGACTGCCGTGCCTTTGCCGTCGTTGCCGACCAGCATGAAGAAGACGTCTTCGTTCCAGGGGCCGTCAGGGATGACTCTCACCATGACTGAGCTCAGTTCTGACCACGTCACAGCTTCTTCGCTGCCATCGGCGAGCCGGCGCCGCACCCCGGTGTCGTCAACACTGACGGTCCGGGATTGTGCGCTGGACGAATCCTGGGTCAACGGTGCTCCCTGTCGTGTTCGTTCCACTCACCGTACCCGCCTTGCCCGTGCGCTCGGTCAGGCGGGCGCGGCCGCGTCGAGTCGCTTCAGTGCGTCCCGTGCGACCTGCGGATCTGTTGTCGGCCAGAACGGCGGCAGCGACGCGCGCAGGAAACCGCCGTAGCGCGCGGTGGCCAGCCGGGAGTCCAGCACGGCTACCACGCCGCGGTCGGTGACCGAGCGGTGCAGCCGTCCGGTGCCTTGGGCCAGCAGCAGCGCGGCGTGCGTGGCGGCGACGGTGAGGAATCCGTTGCCGCCCCGGGCTTCCACCGCGCGTTGGCGCGCGGACGACACCGGATCGTCCGGGCGGGGGAACGGGATCCGGTCCACCACCACGAGCTGCAGCGACGGGCCGGGCACGTCGACGCCCTGCCACAGCGTGAGCGTGCCGAACAGGCAGGTCCGCGCGTCTTCGGAGAACTGCCGCACCAGCAACGGCGTGGCGTCGTCGCCCTGGCAGAGGATCGGGTGGTCGAGCCGTTCCCGCATCGCCTCCGCGGCCTGTTTCGCCGCGCGCATCGAGGAGAACAGGCCCAGCGTACGGCCGCCCGCGGCTTCGACCAGCTCGGCCAGTTCGTCCATTGTGGACTCGGCGAGCCCGTCGCGGCCCGGCGGCGGCAGGTGCTTGGCGAGGTAGAGGATGCCGTTGCGGCGGTGGTCGAACGGCGATCCGACGTCCAGCCCGGTCCACTTCGGGCCGTTGTCCTCGTCCGACGGCGCTTCCTTGTCGGTGGCCGTCCCCGGCGACTTCACCACGCGCGCGCCGCTCGGCGGAAGACCCCATTGCCGGGCCATGGTGTCGAATTCGCCGCCGAGAGTGAGCGTTGCCGAGGTCAGCACGGTGGTGTGCTGGTTGAACACGCGCTCCCGCAACAAACCCGCGACACCGAGCGGCGCGACTTTCAACGCGGGCGGTCGCGGATTCGCGGAGTACTTGTCCCCGGTCAGCCAGACGACGTCGCGTTGGTGCGCCAAGTCCTCGTCGTACGCGTCGAGCAGCCGGACCGCGGTGTCGTGCACTTCTTCGAGCAGCGACCGGGCCAGCTTGCGCGCGGTGGCCTCGCCGACGTCTTCCTTGCGGTCCGAGCCCAGCGCGGTGAGGCATTCCTTCGCCGCGTCGCGCACCGCCGGGATCGCGCCCTGCAACGGCTTCGGCAGCGCGTCGAGCCTTCCGGACGGGATGTCGTCGAGGATCAGCGCGAGTCCGTCCGACGACTCCAGCAGCCGGTCCGCGATTCCCGCGTCCATCAGCTTTCCGCAGCGGCGCGCGGCGGCCGAGACCATGGCGCTGGTGAGCTCGCCGGTCGCGACGGACGTGACCCGGTCGACCAGGTCGTGCGCCTCGTCGATGATCACCAGGTCGTGGTCCGGCAGCACCTGGTAGCCCTGCAGCGCGTCGATGGCCAGCAGCGCGTGGTTGGTGACCACGACATCGGCGCGGCCCGCCTCGGCTCGCGCGCGTTCGGCGAAGCAATCGGTGCCGACCGGGCACTTCGCGGCGCCGAGGCATTCCCTCGCGGTGACGGAAACCTGCCGCCACGCCTGGTCGGACACGCCGGGCACCAGCTCGTCGCGGTCGCCGGTTTCGGTGTCCGACGTCCACTCGTGCAGCCGCGTGACTTCCTTGCCCAGCCGGGACACCGCGAACGGGTCGAACAGCTGCGCGTCCTCGGGCTCGTCGGCCGGGCCGGTGTCGAGCCGGTGCAGGCACAGGTAGTTGCGGCGGCCCTTGAGGATCGCGAAGGTCGGTTCGCGCCCGAGCGGCTTCTTGAGCGCCTTGGCGAGACGCGGGAGATCACGGTCGACCAGCTGGCGCTGCAACGCGATGGTGGCCGTGGAGACGACGACGGTGGTGTCTTTCTCCACCGCGTGCCGGATCGCGGGCACCAGGTACGCCAGCGATTTGCCGGTGCCCGTTCCCGCTTGCACGGCGAGGTGTTCGCCGGTGCGGATGGCGTGGCCGACGGCATCGGCCATCTTCACCTGGCCGGGGCGTTCAGCGCCGCCGACAGACTCCACCGCGTGGGTGAGGAGTTCGAGGACGCCGGGGAAATCGGTTCGGGCGGGCACAGCGAGACACGATAGCCGCCAGGTCCGACAGGATCTTCGATCCGGCGCGAACGGACCCCTCGCGCCGGATCGAAGATCCCGGGATTACGGCTCAGTCTTCCTTGCGGAACCGCGAAACCGCGGCCCACGCGAGCGGCAGCACACCCGCCGCGACCACGGTCTTCAGCACGTCGCCCACGAGAAACGGCGTGACGCCCTTGTCGAAAGCGGTGGCGAGATCGAATCCGGTAGCGGCCATCAGCCACGGCACGCCGAACGCGTAGATCGCGACGTTGCCGAGCACCATGGTCCCCGCCATGCGCAGCGGAGTGCGGTCGCCGCCGCGGCGGGCGAGCGCGCCCACGAGGGCGCCGGCGAACACGAAGCCGACGATGTATCCGGCCGAGGCTCCGGACAGCCCGGAGGTCCCGCCCTGGAACCACGGCACGCCGGCCGCGCCGACGAGCAAGTACAGCAGCATCGAGGCCGCGCCGCGGCGCATGCCGAGCGTCGCGCCGACGAGCAGCGCGGCGAAGGTCTGGCCGGTCATCGGCACCGGCGTGCCCGGAAGCGGGATGACCAGCTGCGCGGCGGCTCCGGTGAGCACGGCTCCGCCGGCGACCAGCGCCAGGTCGCGCACCAGGGTGCCGGGCACGAGGTCGGCCAGCACCTGACGGCGGGCCGGGAGAGACAGTGACGACACGGGACCTCCAACCACGGAAAACGGACGTCCGGGCAGGTTATCGTCGAGCGACGGGGCGGAACGAGACAAGTTGCGTTCCTCACCACCCCTGTCTTCCGTCACACGTACGGGTGAGCTGCCCCGGTCGACGTTTGGGACCCCTTCCGCGCTGCCGATGTCGAAGCACGGGCGAAGGGAGACAGGTCGAATGCGCGGACGAATCCTGCTGGTCACCGGGGTTCTGCTGGCGGCGGCACCGGCGGTGGCGCACGCCGATCCGCCGGTCACGTCCACCGGCTGGGGTTCCGCGGGCAGCCTCGACGTGCTGGTGGACCACGAACACGTGGTCACCGGAGAGCTGGCCCGCTGCGACGCCGACGGACCGGCGTCCGCGCGCACGCCGGGCGGCGCGGCGGGCGAGGTCGCTGTGTTCGGGTTCGGCGGCACCAGCTGCGAGCGGAAGGGCCCGGTCGCGCAGGTGAAGACCGGCGGGCAGCGGTTCGAATCCGACCTGCTGACCCGGTACGGCGGGCCTGAGCTGAAGGTCCGCACGTACTCGGTCGGTTGCGCCACCACGACGGATTCGGGCAGCACCGGTTCGATGTCGATCGGCGAGGTCTCCGGGTTCACCATTCCGTCGTCGATCCCGGCGAACTACCGCATCACGATCCCCGGCGGCGCGGCGGGCACGGCGCTGGCCACGATCACGCTGAACGAGACCGTGACGCCTACGCCGGCCGACGGCAGCCTGGTCACGCACGCGGTGCACGTGAAGCTGTTCCCGCAAGGCGGTCCGGCGAGCGGGGACATCTACCTCGGCACCGCGGCGTGCAACCCGTATGGCAAGGGCGGCGCGCCCAAGCAGTGAACGGTCAGGCGGGCGGCAACGCGGGCGTGCCGGTGTAGCGCACGCCCGCCTCGTCGAAGTCCTTCAGCGTCGCGTCCACCGTCGGCTGCGAACCGCCCACGGTCAGGTCCAGGAGCACCTGCACGTTGAACCCAGCCTGAGCAGCGTCGAGCGCGGTGGCTCGCACGC
Encoded here:
- the serB gene encoding phosphoserine phosphatase SerB, encoding MSQTPVLITTTGPDKPGVSSVLFAVLTRHDVDVLDIEQVVIRGQLVLGVLAGVYRDPEGVQESVEQAMATVGMEVEVRIGDAIGADPFALGRRDSSHVLVLLGRPVTARAFSEIARRLAGIGTNIDSIRSVADYPVTGLELYVSVREDSEEADAELRSMLADAASEANVDVAVERAGITRRAKRLVVFDVDSTLVQGEVIEMLGAYAGVEEQVREITEAAMRGELNFAESLERRVSLLAGLPATVMDEVAAKLELTPGARTTVRTLKRMGFRCGVVSGGFTQVIDHLVDDLGLDFAAANELEVVDGKLTGRVVGDIVDRAGKATALRRFAGEYGIPLGACVAVGDGANDIDMLAAAGMGVAFNAKPALREVADTALSHPYLDAVLFVLGVTRAEVEAADAADGLELARP
- a CDS encoding peptidyl-tRNA hydrolase encodes the protein MNPLLEPLRSRYASWLGLPADETSDTSDENPDEVRAMPIILRIERAEPPGRTALLEAAAAAALAVCLDERVEPGGEWAEPVQAWLDNRIRKVARRARGAHWQAVLDLPGITIEVDGAEARALVPGLVKEAPKEVSRLQISGSELPADTPGPAPADVPLLMLNPDVPMTVGKASAQVGHATMILASLLPDDELAAWAAKDYRVAVRTPSPARWKELCPVDDPEAGWRDNRVVAVRDAGFTEVDPGTITVLAQQPGTSA
- a CDS encoding OsmC family protein, with translation MTLEVQREGTHSFVGRNERGAEVRLGRAGAEGAFSPAELLQIAAAGCSAVTAEQLITRRVGEDSKFRVAVTADRREGASELDAVHVAFDVDVSGLDEAQREALAGAVDRAIERLCTVSRTLKKAIPVTETFPAA
- a CDS encoding ATP-dependent DNA helicase; the encoded protein is MPARTDFPGVLELLTHAVESVGGAERPGQVKMADAVGHAIRTGEHLAVQAGTGTGKSLAYLVPAIRHAVEKDTTVVVSTATIALQRQLVDRDLPRLAKALKKPLGREPTFAILKGRRNYLCLHRLDTGPADEPEDAQLFDPFAVSRLGKEVTRLHEWTSDTETGDRDELVPGVSDQAWRQVSVTARECLGAAKCPVGTDCFAERARAEAGRADVVVTNHALLAIDALQGYQVLPDHDLVIIDEAHDLVDRVTSVATGELTSAMVSAAARRCGKLMDAGIADRLLESSDGLALILDDIPSGRLDALPKPLQGAIPAVRDAAKECLTALGSDRKEDVGEATARKLARSLLEEVHDTAVRLLDAYDEDLAHQRDVVWLTGDKYSANPRPPALKVAPLGVAGLLRERVFNQHTTVLTSATLTLGGEFDTMARQWGLPPSGARVVKSPGTATDKEAPSDEDNGPKWTGLDVGSPFDHRRNGILYLAKHLPPPGRDGLAESTMDELAELVEAAGGRTLGLFSSMRAAKQAAEAMRERLDHPILCQGDDATPLLVRQFSEDARTCLFGTLTLWQGVDVPGPSLQLVVVDRIPFPRPDDPVSSARQRAVEARGGNGFLTVAATHAALLLAQGTGRLHRSVTDRGVVAVLDSRLATARYGGFLRASLPPFWPTTDPQVARDALKRLDAAAPA
- a CDS encoding biotin transporter BioY; this translates as MSSLSLPARRQVLADLVPGTLVRDLALVAGGAVLTGAAAQLVIPLPGTPVPMTGQTFAALLVGATLGMRRGAASMLLYLLVGAAGVPWFQGGTSGLSGASAGYIVGFVFAGALVGALARRGGDRTPLRMAGTMVLGNVAIYAFGVPWLMAATGFDLATAFDKGVTPFLVGDVLKTVVAAGVLPLAWAAVSRFRKED
- a CDS encoding choice-of-anchor P family protein, with amino-acid sequence MRGRILLVTGVLLAAAPAVAHADPPVTSTGWGSAGSLDVLVDHEHVVTGELARCDADGPASARTPGGAAGEVAVFGFGGTSCERKGPVAQVKTGGQRFESDLLTRYGGPELKVRTYSVGCATTTDSGSTGSMSIGEVSGFTIPSSIPANYRITIPGGAAGTALATITLNETVTPTPADGSLVTHAVHVKLFPQGGPASGDIYLGTAACNPYGKGGAPKQ